The Desmonostoc muscorum LEGE 12446 genome includes a region encoding these proteins:
- the metK gene encoding methionine adenosyltransferase: MSRRYLFTSESVTEGHPDKICDQISDTILDALLTQDPSSRVAAEVVVNTGLVLITGEITTKANVNFVNLARKKIAEIGYTNADNGFSANSTSVLLALDEQSPDIAQGVNTAQETRQQDSDEQFDKIGAGDQGIMFGFASNETPELMPLPISLAHRIARRLAAVRKTGELPYLRPDGKTQVTVVYEDGRAVGIDTILISTQHTASIGEITDDAAVQAKIKQDLWSAVVEPVFGDIDIKPNEETRFLVNPTGKFVVGGPQGDSGLTGRKIIVDTYGGYSRHGGGAFSGKDPTKVDRSAAYAARYVAKNIVAAGLAEKVEIQLSYAIGVARPTSILVDTFGTGKVDEETLLELIKQHFELRPAGIIHTFKLRNLPSERGGRFYQDVAAYGHFGRSDLDLPWEQTDKAELLKQAANELLSAAAQALT; this comes from the coding sequence TTGTCTCGTCGATATTTATTTACCTCCGAGTCAGTCACTGAAGGTCATCCAGATAAAATCTGCGATCAGATTTCTGATACCATTCTTGATGCCCTACTGACACAAGACCCCAGTAGCCGTGTTGCCGCTGAAGTAGTAGTTAATACTGGTTTAGTGCTAATCACAGGCGAAATCACCACCAAAGCCAATGTGAATTTCGTCAATCTCGCCCGCAAGAAAATTGCCGAAATCGGCTATACCAATGCTGATAACGGCTTTTCTGCCAACAGCACCAGCGTTCTGCTAGCTTTAGACGAACAATCACCTGATATTGCCCAAGGCGTCAACACCGCCCAAGAAACCCGCCAGCAAGATAGTGATGAACAATTCGACAAAATTGGCGCTGGCGATCAAGGTATAATGTTTGGCTTTGCCAGCAACGAAACACCAGAATTGATGCCCTTGCCCATCAGTCTGGCTCACCGTATTGCTCGCCGATTGGCAGCAGTTCGCAAAACAGGTGAATTGCCATACCTACGTCCTGACGGCAAAACCCAAGTAACTGTAGTTTACGAAGATGGACGTGCTGTAGGCATTGATACTATCTTGATTTCCACCCAACATACAGCCAGTATTGGGGAAATCACAGATGACGCGGCGGTACAAGCCAAAATTAAACAAGACCTGTGGTCAGCTGTAGTTGAACCTGTTTTTGGCGACATCGACATTAAGCCAAATGAGGAAACACGCTTTTTAGTCAATCCCACTGGCAAATTTGTTGTTGGTGGTCCTCAAGGAGACTCTGGTCTGACAGGACGGAAAATAATCGTTGATACCTACGGTGGATATTCACGACATGGTGGCGGTGCTTTTTCGGGCAAAGACCCCACCAAGGTAGACCGTTCTGCGGCTTATGCGGCTCGCTATGTAGCGAAGAATATTGTCGCTGCCGGGTTGGCAGAAAAAGTTGAAATCCAACTTTCTTATGCTATCGGTGTAGCGCGGCCAACCAGCATCCTAGTGGATACCTTTGGCACTGGCAAAGTGGATGAAGAAACCTTGCTGGAATTAATTAAGCAGCACTTTGAACTGCGCCCAGCGGGGATTATCCATACTTTCAAACTACGTAACTTACCAAGTGAACGAGGCGGACGTTTTTATCAGGACGTCGCGGCTTACGGTCACTTTGGGCGGAGTGATTTAGACTTGCCTTGGGAACAGACTGATAAAGCCGAATTGTTGAAGCAAGCAGCAAATGAGTTACTTTCGGCAGCAGCTCAAGCATTAACTTAA
- a CDS encoding phosphoribulokinase: protein MTSKPERVVLIGVAGDSGCGKSTFLRRLIDLFGEDLMTVICLDDYHSLDRKQRKETGITALDPRANNFDLMYEQIKALKNGQAIDKPIYNHETGLIDPPERVEPNHIIVVEGLHPLYDERVRSLIDFSVYFDISDEVKIAWKIQRDMAERGHRYEDVLAQINSRKPDFEKFIEPQREFADVVLQVLPTNLIKNDTERRVLRVRMLQREGKEGFEPTYLFDEGSTINWTPCGRKLTCSYPGMQLYYGSDVYYGRYVSVLEVDGQFDNLEEVIYIETHLSNTSTKYQGELTHLLLQHREYPGSNNGTGFFQVLTGLKMRAAYERLTATEAKLAVQV, encoded by the coding sequence ATGACAAGTAAGCCGGAACGCGTGGTACTGATTGGAGTAGCCGGAGACTCTGGTTGCGGTAAATCTACGTTTTTGCGTCGTTTGATAGATTTATTTGGTGAAGATTTAATGACAGTCATCTGCTTGGATGACTATCACTCCCTCGATCGCAAACAGCGCAAAGAAACAGGGATAACTGCACTAGACCCCAGGGCGAACAATTTTGACCTGATGTATGAGCAAATTAAAGCACTCAAAAATGGTCAAGCGATTGATAAGCCGATTTATAACCACGAAACCGGCTTGATCGATCCGCCAGAGCGGGTGGAGCCAAATCATATTATAGTGGTTGAAGGGCTGCATCCTTTATATGATGAACGGGTGCGATCGCTAATTGACTTCAGCGTTTATTTCGACATTAGTGATGAAGTCAAAATTGCCTGGAAAATCCAGCGAGATATGGCTGAACGCGGTCATCGTTACGAAGATGTTTTAGCACAAATCAATTCCCGTAAACCTGACTTTGAAAAGTTTATTGAACCACAAAGAGAATTTGCTGACGTAGTTCTTCAGGTATTACCCACAAACTTGATCAAAAACGACACTGAGCGTCGAGTCTTACGGGTACGTATGCTCCAGCGGGAAGGTAAGGAAGGCTTTGAGCCAACCTACCTATTTGATGAAGGGTCAACAATTAATTGGACTCCCTGTGGACGCAAATTGACCTGTTCCTACCCTGGTATGCAACTGTACTACGGTTCAGATGTTTACTACGGTCGCTATGTCTCAGTACTAGAGGTAGATGGTCAATTTGACAACTTGGAAGAAGTAATTTACATCGAAACCCATCTCAGCAATACATCCACTAAATATCAGGGTGAATTGACTCACTTATTACTCCAGCACCGCGAGTATCCTGGTTCCAATAATGGTACTGGTTTCTTCCAAGTGCTTACTGGTTTGAAAATGCGTGCTGCCTATGAGCGCTTGACAGCTACGGAAGCAAAGTTAGCAGTTCAGGTTTAA
- the petH gene encoding ferredoxin--NADP reductase, which yields MYNQGAVEGAANTELGSRVFLYEVVGLRQSEETDQTNYPIRKSGSVFIRVPYNRMNQEMRRITRLGGTIVSIQPVTASGQVNGKASLGNANSEESELAKSGETANTEGNGKATPVNTKSEVKGFAKPPAEEQLKNKDKKGNTMTQAKAKKDHGDVPVNTYRPNAPFIGKVISNEPLVKEGGIGIVQHIKFDLSGSNLKYIEGQSIGIIPPGLDKNGKPEKLRLYSIASTRHGDDVDDKTVSLCVRQLEYKHPETGETVYGVCSTHLCFLKPGEEVKITGPVGKEMLLPEDPEANVIMMATGTGIAPMRAYLWRQFKDAERAANPEYQFKGFSWLIFGVPTTPNLLYKEELEEIQQKYPDNFRLTAAISREQKNPQGGRMYIQDRVAEHADELWQLIKNEKTHTYICGLRGMEEGIDAALTAAAAKEGVTWSDYQKQLKKAGRWHVETY from the coding sequence ATGTACAATCAAGGTGCTGTTGAGGGTGCTGCCAACACAGAATTAGGTAGCCGCGTCTTCCTCTACGAAGTGGTAGGCCTGCGTCAGAGCGAAGAAACTGATCAAACGAACTACCCAATTCGTAAAAGTGGCAGTGTGTTCATCAGAGTGCCTTACAACCGCATGAATCAAGAAATGCGACGTATCACTCGTCTAGGCGGGACAATTGTTAGCATCCAGCCGGTAACTGCTTCAGGGCAAGTTAATGGTAAAGCCTCACTTGGGAATGCTAACAGCGAAGAGAGTGAGTTAGCTAAATCTGGGGAAACTGCTAACACTGAAGGAAATGGTAAAGCCACACCTGTGAATACTAAGAGTGAAGTCAAAGGCTTCGCTAAACCACCAGCTGAAGAACAGCTCAAGAACAAGGACAAGAAAGGCAACACCATGACTCAAGCGAAAGCCAAAAAAGACCACGGTGACGTTCCTGTTAACACTTACCGTCCCAATGCTCCGTTTATTGGCAAGGTAATATCTAATGAGCCATTAGTCAAAGAAGGCGGAATTGGTATTGTTCAGCACATTAAGTTTGACCTGTCTGGCAGTAATTTGAAGTACATAGAAGGTCAAAGTATCGGCATTATTCCACCAGGATTGGACAAGAACGGCAAGCCCGAAAAACTCAGACTGTATTCCATTGCCTCAACTCGTCATGGCGATGATGTGGATGATAAAACAGTATCACTGTGTGTCCGCCAGTTGGAGTACAAACACCCAGAAACTGGCGAAACAGTCTACGGTGTTTGCTCTACACACTTGTGTTTCCTCAAACCTGGGGAAGAAGTGAAAATTACAGGGCCAGTGGGTAAGGAAATGTTGTTACCCGAAGATCCTGAAGCCAATGTGATCATGATGGCAACCGGAACAGGTATTGCACCAATGCGGGCTTACCTGTGGCGTCAGTTTAAAGATGCTGAAAGAGCAGCTAACCCAGAATACCAATTTAAGGGATTTTCCTGGCTAATATTTGGCGTACCTACAACTCCAAACCTGTTATATAAGGAAGAACTGGAAGAAATTCAACAAAAATATCCTGATAACTTCCGCCTAACTGCTGCCATCAGCCGCGAACAGAAAAATCCCCAAGGCGGTAGAATGTATATCCAAGACCGCGTAGCTGAACATGCTGATGAACTGTGGCAGTTGATTAAAAATGAAAAAACCCACACCTACATCTGCGGTTTGCGAGGTATGGAAGAAGGTATCGATGCAGCCTTAACTGCTGCTGCTGCTAAGGAAGGTGTCACCTGGAGTGATTACCAGAAGCAACTCAAGAAAGCCGGTCGCTGGCACGTAGAAACCTACTAA
- a CDS encoding homoserine dehydrogenase: MGVKLGILGLGTVGTGTVQLLQDKTGRHPLLQEIEIYRVGVRSLDKPRAVELPTDVLTTDLEAIVNDPAVDIVVEVMGGLEPARSLILKALSNGKHVVTANKAAIARFGAEIFTTANQAGVYVMLEAAVGGGIPVIQPLKQSLSVNRINTVIGIVNGTTNYILTRMQTEGSNFNDVLADAQRLGYAEADPTADVDGLDAADKIAILASLGFGGRIHLKDIYTEGIRQVSKTDIAYAEKLGFVIKLLAIAKRITSAEENGGTLLRGDAATLSLSPLSVRVHPTLVPKVHPLASINGVYNAILVEGEPIGQVMFFGPGAGAGATASAVTSDILNLVAVLKTNTAVPNPLLACGHQEYCQIAPMAELITRFYARFLTNDQPGVIGKLGTCFGNYGVSLESIVQTGFQGELAEIVVVTHDVREGNFRQALAEIRDFEAIESIPSLLRVL, encoded by the coding sequence GTGGGTGTGAAACTAGGAATACTGGGATTAGGAACTGTGGGAACGGGTACAGTACAGTTGTTGCAAGATAAAACTGGGCGTCACCCGTTGTTGCAAGAGATAGAAATATACCGGGTGGGAGTACGATCGCTAGATAAACCCCGTGCAGTAGAATTGCCCACGGATGTGTTGACCACAGATTTAGAAGCCATTGTCAACGATCCGGCGGTGGATATAGTTGTGGAAGTCATGGGTGGACTAGAGCCAGCGCGATCGCTCATCCTCAAAGCTTTAAGTAATGGTAAGCATGTAGTCACCGCCAATAAAGCAGCGATCGCTCGCTTTGGGGCAGAAATTTTCACAACTGCCAATCAAGCCGGCGTATACGTCATGTTAGAAGCCGCTGTGGGTGGTGGGATTCCCGTGATTCAACCCCTCAAGCAGTCCTTAAGTGTTAACCGTATTAATACTGTAATTGGTATCGTTAACGGTACAACTAACTACATCCTCACAAGGATGCAAACAGAAGGGAGCAACTTCAACGATGTTTTGGCTGATGCTCAACGCTTGGGTTATGCTGAAGCTGACCCCACAGCTGATGTTGATGGCTTAGACGCAGCAGATAAAATTGCCATCCTGGCATCATTAGGTTTTGGTGGACGTATTCACCTCAAAGATATCTATACTGAGGGAATTCGGCAAGTCAGCAAAACAGATATTGCCTACGCCGAAAAATTGGGATTTGTAATTAAATTGTTAGCGATCGCCAAAAGAATTACATCGGCAGAAGAAAATGGGGGGACGCTCTTACGTGGGGACGCGGCGACACTTTCTCTATCTCCTCTGTCGGTAAGAGTTCATCCGACCTTAGTACCGAAAGTACATCCTTTGGCTAGCATCAACGGTGTTTACAATGCCATCCTTGTGGAAGGAGAACCCATCGGGCAAGTAATGTTTTTTGGGCCTGGTGCTGGTGCTGGTGCAACTGCTAGTGCCGTAACATCTGATATTTTGAATTTAGTTGCTGTTCTCAAAACTAATACAGCAGTTCCAAATCCCTTATTAGCTTGTGGACATCAGGAATATTGCCAAATTGCGCCGATGGCAGAATTGATAACTCGGTTCTATGCCCGTTTCCTCACGAATGACCAACCTGGGGTTATCGGTAAATTGGGTACTTGCTTTGGTAACTATGGCGTCAGCTTAGAGTCAATTGTTCAAACTGGCTTTCAAGGAGAACTAGCAGAGATTGTAGTTGTTACCCATGATGTGCGGGAAGGGAACTTTCGTCAAGCTTTGGCAGAAATTCGGGATTTTGAAGCGATAGAAAGTATTCCTAGCTTACTGCGCGTACTTTGA
- the thyX gene encoding FAD-dependent thymidylate synthase: MHRFRVEVIAKTPNPQQLIYAAMHQDYTDGFVFDERDSWPSESQSGEIIVKRLLAGERGHYGPLEHPQIVFNCGYFPHSVMQQARTHRVGVSFDVQSFRYTGNQFIDVVEGKKDIEDVIYLRPVGYYTDRQGKKYHYTPEQRAADLEWCLEAAKRYKADFEGGMSEEHARGKVPFDYRQHFVVSFNLRSFLHFCDLRNKKDAQLEIQKLCEMMWPHFADWAPAIAQWYEKQRLGKARLAP, translated from the coding sequence ATGCATCGATTTCGAGTAGAGGTTATTGCCAAAACCCCAAACCCGCAGCAGCTGATCTATGCCGCGATGCACCAAGACTATACCGATGGGTTCGTGTTTGATGAGCGCGACTCATGGCCTTCGGAGTCACAAAGCGGTGAAATTATTGTCAAGCGACTTTTAGCGGGAGAAAGAGGACATTATGGGCCTCTAGAGCATCCCCAGATTGTTTTCAACTGTGGTTATTTTCCCCACAGTGTTATGCAGCAGGCGCGTACTCATCGAGTTGGAGTATCGTTTGATGTACAGTCATTTAGGTATACCGGGAACCAATTTATTGATGTAGTAGAAGGCAAAAAGGACATAGAAGATGTTATTTATCTGCGTCCCGTTGGTTATTACACAGACAGGCAAGGGAAAAAGTACCACTACACACCAGAACAACGAGCAGCGGATTTGGAGTGGTGTCTAGAAGCAGCTAAACGATATAAAGCCGATTTTGAAGGTGGAATGTCTGAAGAACACGCCAGAGGTAAAGTGCCTTTTGACTATCGTCAGCATTTTGTAGTTAGTTTCAATTTAAGGTCTTTCTTGCATTTTTGTGACCTGAGAAATAAGAAAGATGCTCAACTTGAAATTCAAAAGTTGTGTGAAATGATGTGGCCTCACTTTGCAGATTGGGCACCTGCGATCGCCCAATGGTATGAAAAGCAGCGTCTAGGTAAGGCCAGGTTAGCACCTTAG
- a CDS encoding chlorophyll a/b-binding protein: MRTTAAIIDDQGKLNNFALEPKVYVDEQGDRTGFTTYAELLNGRLAMIGFVSLIALEVLTGHGIIGFLTSL; this comes from the coding sequence ATGCGTACAACCGCCGCTATCATTGACGACCAAGGCAAATTGAACAACTTTGCGCTTGAGCCAAAAGTTTATGTAGACGAGCAAGGCGATCGCACTGGCTTCACCACATACGCAGAACTGCTCAACGGTCGTCTAGCAATGATTGGTTTTGTTTCTCTGATAGCATTAGAAGTACTAACAGGACACGGAATCATTGGTTTTTTGACAAGCCTGTAA
- a CDS encoding thioredoxin family protein has protein sequence MALTASTMLPLGTKAPDFHLPEVVSGKTTSLSTFADKKALLVMFICRHCPFVKHVQQELVQIGKDYFTSDLAIVAISANDAKNYPDDAPESLQAFATEQGFSFTLCYDESQETAKAYTAACTPDFFVFDGSRQLVYRGQLDDSRPSNGKPVTGADLRGAIEAVLADKPVTTDQKPSVGCNIKWKPGNQPSYFG, from the coding sequence ATGGCTTTAACAGCTTCAACAATGTTGCCGCTAGGCACCAAAGCACCAGATTTTCATCTACCAGAAGTTGTATCTGGAAAGACAACTTCACTTTCGACCTTTGCAGATAAAAAAGCGCTGTTGGTAATGTTCATTTGTCGGCATTGCCCATTTGTCAAGCATGTGCAACAAGAATTAGTGCAGATAGGAAAAGATTATTTCACAAGTGATTTAGCGATCGTTGCCATTAGTGCTAACGACGCGAAGAATTATCCAGATGACGCACCTGAATCTTTGCAGGCATTTGCTACAGAACAAGGATTTAGTTTTACATTATGCTATGACGAGAGCCAAGAAACAGCAAAGGCTTACACAGCAGCTTGCACACCAGATTTTTTTGTATTTGATGGTTCGCGCCAACTTGTTTATCGTGGACAATTAGATGATAGTCGCCCTAGTAACGGTAAACCTGTAACGGGTGCAGATTTACGTGGAGCCATTGAAGCAGTGTTAGCGGATAAACCTGTTACAACTGACCAAAAGCCGAGTGTTGGTTGCAACATTAAATGGAAACCTGGAAACCAACCGAGCTATTTTGGTTGA
- a CDS encoding iron uptake porin has protein sequence MNHEQLRCIARVSLLCLVTGSISLGAYPTVANPPDTQPNFSIDSQSPNTDGIPQVNSVSQLSDVRPTDWAFQALQSVVERYGCIAGYPDSTYRGNRALTRYEFAAGLNACLDRINERITSNIVDLVTKEDLETLQKLQEEFAAELATLRGRVDALESRTATLEKQQFSTTTKLNGEAILSLAAATGGEPGSEDANVVFNNRVRLNLTSSFNGKDLLIVGLQAYNFRATDSFYSRGTIQGQLLPNSSLLGAGSTKLSFEPEFPGFSPQTLQADGGTNSVSLYKLAYVLPLSQQFAVFAATNAEITDVFPAITPYASDSQGAISRFAGYNAAVRITGGTSGSGLLAGAGFLWNPSKQVGLGVIYGNGTSSLPQDIGVLNTPLGGGFFSGTGAVAAQLTLKPISNLDIGINYAHSYHEINILGTGLSSADIASIRFAPSAAQLGQAGGNATLAILSEPIKVDSVGATATWRFTPQTSFSVSGALLFANLSNVDASTTFSSWSAGLHIRDIFGKGNAAAVIFGQPLYRQSTGGIAVRPEDTTPYHLETFFNYRVNDNISITPGVFWLFNPEGFSANDTAVVGVLRTTLTF, from the coding sequence GTGAATCACGAGCAATTAAGGTGTATTGCAAGAGTCAGTTTGTTGTGCTTAGTCACAGGTTCGATTTCACTGGGAGCGTATCCTACAGTTGCCAATCCTCCTGATACACAGCCTAATTTTAGTATTGATAGTCAATCCCCAAATACTGATGGGATTCCTCAGGTCAACTCTGTATCTCAATTATCTGATGTCAGACCAACAGACTGGGCTTTCCAAGCATTACAATCTGTAGTGGAACGTTATGGTTGCATTGCCGGATATCCTGACAGCACATACAGAGGAAATCGTGCATTAACTCGTTACGAATTTGCTGCCGGCTTGAATGCTTGCCTAGACAGAATTAACGAACGGATTACTTCCAATATTGTTGATTTGGTCACTAAAGAAGATTTAGAAACTCTGCAAAAACTCCAAGAAGAATTTGCAGCTGAACTAGCAACATTACGTGGTCGTGTAGATGCCTTGGAAAGTCGGACAGCTACCTTAGAAAAGCAACAGTTTTCTACCACTACTAAACTTAATGGTGAAGCGATTTTATCTTTAGCAGCAGCCACGGGTGGAGAACCAGGTAGTGAAGATGCCAATGTTGTCTTCAATAATCGTGTCAGACTAAATCTCACCAGTAGCTTTAATGGCAAAGACTTGTTAATTGTTGGACTCCAAGCTTACAACTTTAGAGCAACTGATTCATTTTATAGTCGGGGAACCATTCAAGGACAATTATTACCAAATTCGAGTTTGTTGGGCGCAGGTTCAACTAAGTTAAGCTTTGAGCCAGAATTTCCTGGTTTTAGTCCTCAGACATTGCAAGCTGATGGCGGAACCAATTCCGTTAGTCTCTACAAGCTAGCGTATGTCTTACCCTTGTCCCAACAATTTGCCGTATTTGCCGCCACAAATGCAGAGATTACAGATGTGTTTCCTGCCATCACTCCCTACGCCAGCGACAGCCAGGGAGCAATTTCTCGATTTGCAGGCTATAACGCTGCTGTACGAATTACCGGAGGTACTTCTGGCAGCGGTTTACTTGCAGGCGCTGGTTTTTTGTGGAATCCTTCAAAACAAGTAGGACTTGGAGTTATATATGGTAATGGTACATCATCCTTACCCCAAGATATCGGTGTTTTGAACACACCTTTGGGGGGAGGTTTCTTTAGCGGCACAGGAGCAGTTGCAGCACAACTTACCTTGAAACCAATTTCAAATCTTGATATTGGAATTAACTATGCACATAGTTACCACGAAATCAACATTTTGGGTACAGGTCTGAGTAGCGCCGATATTGCATCGATTCGGTTTGCTCCCAGTGCAGCACAGCTGGGACAGGCGGGTGGTAATGCCACGCTAGCAATTCTCAGTGAGCCTATCAAGGTCGATTCTGTTGGTGCAACGGCAACCTGGCGATTTACTCCTCAAACATCTTTCTCAGTATCGGGTGCTTTGCTTTTCGCCAATTTATCGAATGTAGATGCTTCTACAACTTTTAGTAGCTGGTCAGCTGGGTTGCATATTAGAGACATCTTCGGTAAAGGAAACGCAGCCGCAGTAATTTTCGGACAGCCGCTTTACCGACAGTCTACAGGGGGAATTGCTGTTCGTCCTGAAGACACGACTCCTTACCATTTAGAAACTTTCTTTAACTACAGGGTTAATGACAATATCAGCATTACCCCTGGCGTATTTTGGCTATTCAACCCCGAAGGATTTAGCGCCAATGACACAGCAGTTGTAGGTGTACTTCGTACCACTTTGACTTTTTAG
- the gatC gene encoding Asp-tRNA(Asn)/Glu-tRNA(Gln) amidotransferase subunit GatC — protein sequence MIDQEQVHKVANLARLELTPEEEEQFTTQLGSILDYIQQLNELDVSDVPPTTRAIDVSNVTREDDLQPYPDRESILNGAPEQEGEFFKVPKILNAE from the coding sequence ATGATTGACCAAGAACAAGTCCACAAAGTAGCTAATCTTGCTCGTTTAGAGTTAACTCCAGAAGAAGAGGAACAATTCACTACTCAATTGGGAAGTATTCTGGATTATATTCAACAACTCAACGAACTAGATGTTAGTGATGTGCCCCCAACAACACGGGCAATAGATGTTAGTAATGTCACACGAGAAGATGACCTGCAACCCTATCCTGACCGTGAAAGCATCCTCAACGGTGCCCCTGAACAGGAAGGCGAATTTTTCAAAGTACCAAAAATCCTTAATGCTGAATAG
- a CDS encoding photosystem I assembly protein Ycf3, producing MPRTQKNDNFVDKSFTVMADIILKILPTNKKAKEAFVYYRDGMSAQAEGEYAEALEYYEEALTLEEDTNDRGYILYNMGLIYASNGDHEKALELYHQAIELNPRLPQALNNIAVIYHYQGEKAKEAGDEDGGEALFDQAADYWIRAIRMAPNNYIEAQNWLKTTGRSQIDVFF from the coding sequence ATGCCAAGAACGCAAAAAAACGATAATTTTGTTGACAAATCCTTTACAGTAATGGCGGATATCATCCTGAAGATCCTGCCGACTAACAAAAAAGCAAAAGAAGCCTTTGTGTATTATCGAGATGGCATGTCAGCCCAAGCAGAAGGAGAATATGCCGAAGCATTGGAATACTATGAAGAAGCTCTAACACTAGAGGAAGATACCAACGATCGCGGCTACATTCTCTACAATATGGGGTTAATCTATGCCAGCAACGGCGACCACGAAAAGGCCTTAGAACTCTATCACCAAGCAATTGAGTTAAACCCACGCCTACCCCAAGCCTTGAACAACATCGCCGTCATTTATCACTACCAAGGCGAAAAAGCCAAAGAAGCTGGAGATGAAGATGGTGGCGAAGCACTATTTGACCAAGCCGCAGACTATTGGATTCGAGCTATTCGCATGGCTCCCAATAACTACATTGAAGCCCAAAACTGGTTGAAAACTACAGGGCGATCGCAAATTGACGTATTCTTCTAG